One Ahaetulla prasina isolate Xishuangbanna chromosome 1, ASM2864084v1, whole genome shotgun sequence DNA window includes the following coding sequences:
- the SELENOI gene encoding ethanolaminephosphotransferase 1 isoform X1, giving the protein MSLLTMAGYDYVSAEQLAGFDKYKYSAVDNNPLSLYVMHPFWNTVVKIFPKWLAPNLITFCGFLLVVFNFFLMAYFDPDFYASAPDQKHVPNKVWVIVGLLNFAAYTLDGVDGKQARRTQSSSPLGELFDHGLDSWACMFFVVTVYSTFGRGSNGVSVFILYLLLWVVLFSFILSHWEKYNTGILFLPWGYDISQVTISVVYIVTSIIGVEAWYKPFLFHFLYKDLFVTMIIGCAVTVTIPMSLNNYYKAYAKGTLKHHSFYEAMLPFLSPVLLFILCTIWIFQSPTDILETNPRLFYFMVGTAFANISCQLIVSQMSSTRCQPMNWLLLPLALVILVVMSNLVPEQETNLLYLITIVITLAHIHYGVNVVRQLSKHFNIQTFSLQKPNSDULGLEKVSSEENVSLQSSEAL; this is encoded by the exons TACAGTGCTGTGGACAACAACCCTCTTTCCCTGTATGTCATGCATCCATTTTGGAACACTGTAGTTAAG ATTTTCCCTAAGTGGCTGGCTCCAAATTTGATAACATTTTGTGGTTTCTTGCTAGTTGTCTTCAACTTCTTTCTCATGGCATACTTTGACCCTGATTTTTATGCTTCCG CACCAGACCAAAAGCACGTTCCAAACAAAGTGTGGGTCATAGTGGGTCTCCTCAATTTTGCGGCTTATACTCTAG atgGTGTGGATGGAAAACAGGCACGTCGCACCCAATCCAGCTCCCCACTTGGGGAACTCTTTGACCATGGCCTGGACAGCTGGGCTTGCATGTTCTTTGTGGTTACCGTGTACTCCACTTTTGGCCGAGGATCCAATGGTGTCAGCGTTTTTATCCTCTACCTGCTCCTCTGGGTGGTTTTGTTCTCATTCATCCTTTCCCATTGGGAGAAATATAATACAGGGATTCTCTTCCTGCCTTGGGGCTACGATATCAGCCAGGTG ACCATTTCAGTAGTATATATCGTGACATCCATCATAGGAGTGGAGGCCTGGTACAAACCTTTCctgtttcattttttatataAAGACCTGTTCGTTACAATGATTATTG gtTGTGCAGTTACTGTGACCATTCCCATGAGCTTGAACAATTACTACAA AGCCTATGCCAAAGGCACCCTCAAGCACCACTCCTTCTATGAAGCAATGCTGCCTTTCCTCTCgccagtcctccttttcattttgtGCACCATTTGGATCTTCCAGTCACCAACAGATATCCTGGAGACCAATCCGCGGCTCTTCTATTTCATGGTTGGGACGGCCTTCGCAAATATCTCT TGTCAATTGATCGTCAGTCAGATGAGCAGCACTCGATGTCAGCCAATGAACTGGCTGCTTCTTCCACTTGCACTTGTTATCCTTGTAGTGATGTCAAACTTGGTACCAGAACAGGAAACGAATCTCCTCTATTTAATCACCATTGTCATCACGTTGGCACACATTCATTATGGAGTCAATGTG GTGAGGCAGCTTAGTAAACACTTCAACATCCAAACCTTTTCTTTACAAAAGCCCAACTCTGATTGACTAGGCTTGGAAAAGGTATCATCAGAGGAAAACGTCAGCCTGCAGTCTTCAGAGGCACTGTAA
- the SELENOI gene encoding ethanolaminephosphotransferase 1 isoform X2 → MSLLTMAGYDYVSAEQLAGFDKYKYSAVDNNPLSLYVMHPFWNTVVKIFPKWLAPNLITFCGFLLVVFNFFLMAYFDPDFYASAPDQKHVPNKVWVIVGLLNFAAYTLDGVDGKQARRTQSSSPLGELFDHGLDSWACMFFVVTVYSTFGRGSNGVSVFILYLLLWVVLFSFILSHWEKYNTGILFLPWGYDISQVTISVVYIVTSIIGVEAWYKPFLFHFLYKDLFVTMIIGCAVTVTIPMSLNNYYKAYAKGTLKHHSFYEAMLPFLSPVLLFILCTIWIFQSPTDILETNPRLFYFMVGTAFANISCQLIVSQMSSTRCQPMNWLLLPLALVILVVMSNLVPEQETNLLYLITIVITLAHIHYGVNVVRQLSKHFNIQTFSLQKPNSD, encoded by the exons TACAGTGCTGTGGACAACAACCCTCTTTCCCTGTATGTCATGCATCCATTTTGGAACACTGTAGTTAAG ATTTTCCCTAAGTGGCTGGCTCCAAATTTGATAACATTTTGTGGTTTCTTGCTAGTTGTCTTCAACTTCTTTCTCATGGCATACTTTGACCCTGATTTTTATGCTTCCG CACCAGACCAAAAGCACGTTCCAAACAAAGTGTGGGTCATAGTGGGTCTCCTCAATTTTGCGGCTTATACTCTAG atgGTGTGGATGGAAAACAGGCACGTCGCACCCAATCCAGCTCCCCACTTGGGGAACTCTTTGACCATGGCCTGGACAGCTGGGCTTGCATGTTCTTTGTGGTTACCGTGTACTCCACTTTTGGCCGAGGATCCAATGGTGTCAGCGTTTTTATCCTCTACCTGCTCCTCTGGGTGGTTTTGTTCTCATTCATCCTTTCCCATTGGGAGAAATATAATACAGGGATTCTCTTCCTGCCTTGGGGCTACGATATCAGCCAGGTG ACCATTTCAGTAGTATATATCGTGACATCCATCATAGGAGTGGAGGCCTGGTACAAACCTTTCctgtttcattttttatataAAGACCTGTTCGTTACAATGATTATTG gtTGTGCAGTTACTGTGACCATTCCCATGAGCTTGAACAATTACTACAA AGCCTATGCCAAAGGCACCCTCAAGCACCACTCCTTCTATGAAGCAATGCTGCCTTTCCTCTCgccagtcctccttttcattttgtGCACCATTTGGATCTTCCAGTCACCAACAGATATCCTGGAGACCAATCCGCGGCTCTTCTATTTCATGGTTGGGACGGCCTTCGCAAATATCTCT TGTCAATTGATCGTCAGTCAGATGAGCAGCACTCGATGTCAGCCAATGAACTGGCTGCTTCTTCCACTTGCACTTGTTATCCTTGTAGTGATGTCAAACTTGGTACCAGAACAGGAAACGAATCTCCTCTATTTAATCACCATTGTCATCACGTTGGCACACATTCATTATGGAGTCAATGTG GTGAGGCAGCTTAGTAAACACTTCAACATCCAAACCTTTTCTTTACAAAAGCCCAACTCTGATTGA